The candidate division KSB1 bacterium genome segment GGGCTACGTCGGCGGGCCCGAAGACCTCCCGGTTCATGTTCGAGTGTCTCGCCCGGGAGGTGAAGCGTCTTGGGATACCGGTTCTTGACGAGCATGATGTAGTGGCGCTGTTCACACGCTCCATCGGCGGTGAAAAACACGTCGTTGGCGCCCTGGCTCTCGATAAGAAGAACTTGTCTAGTGAGACCGGCGGCTTCGTGTTCTTCAGCGCGACCAATATCGTCTTGGGGACAGGCGGTCCGGGCGGAATGTACCGGGATTCCGTTTACCCGGAGAGCCAGATTGGCTCAACGGGAATGGCCTTCGAGATCGGAGCCATCGGCAACAATCTCACAGAGTCCCAATTTGGGCTTGCCTCGATCCAGTTCCGCTGGAACGTCTCCGGCACGTACCAGCAGGTCATCCCCCGCTACATTTCAACGGATCAGGAAGGGGGAGACGAGCGCGAGTTTCTGAACGACTACTTCCCGGACATGCGTCGTCTGGCGACGGCCATCTTTCTAAAGGGCTATCAATGGCCCTTCGACCCGCGCAAAGTGGCCAATTTCGGCTCATCCCTCATCGATGTATTGGTGTACCAGGAGAGGGTGGTGCGAAAGCGCCGGGTGTTCCTTGATTACCGGAGGAACCCGAGCGGTGCTGGCAAGCTCGAGGATTTCTCTTTTGACCTGCTGGAACACGAGGCCTACGAATATCTCCGGCGATCCGGAGCTCTATTCGGAGCACCCATCGACCGCCTCCAGAAAATGAACCAACCCGCCATTGACCTCTACCGGGAACACGGTATCGACCTCACGCGCGAGCCTCTGGAGATCGCTGTCTGTGCCCAACACAACAACGGCGGACTCCGGGGAAACATCTGGTGGGAGTCGAACATCCGCCATCTCTTTCCCGTGGGCGAAGTCAACGGGACCCACGGTGTCTACCGGCCTGGCGGATCAGCCCTGAACTCGGGCCAAGTTGGGAGCATGCGCGCAGCCCTCTACATCGCGAAACGCTACGGTCAGCCTCCCTTGGCACCTGACGATTTCGTGCAAACTTGCTATGATCAGGCGGAGACCAAGCTCGAGTGGGCGCGGAGCATCGTCCAGCCCGGCGCCGATGACGGGGTGATCGAGCGAGAGCTCCAGCAGATCCGGGAGAGGATGTCCGCGCACGCGGGGATCATCCGGGATCCGAGGTACATCGCAGGCGCCGCGGAGGAGGCCTGGTTGCAATATCGGCGGTTGCGAGTGGGCCTGAGGATTGGCTCGGTCCACGCGTTGCCGCAGGCTTTTCGCCTCCTGGATCTTTGCCTTACCCACGCGGTGTATCTGGAGGCGATTCGGGAATACATAGCGCAAGGCGGGAAGAGTCGGGGCTCCTATCTGGTGGTCGATCCCCAGGGCGAGGTGGTGTGCGAAGCCTTGGGGGACCAGTGGCGGTTCCGGCTCGCCGAGCCCACCGACTTCGTCAGTCGCAAGATTCTGGAGATCTGGCTTGACGAGGACGGGAGCGTGCGCAAGCAATGGGTCGATATTCGGCCCATTCCACGAGAGGACACCTGGTTTGAGAACGTGTGGAACGAATACCTTCGCGATCGAATCGTGGTGTAGGGAGGAAGAATGGAAATGCGACAGGTGGCTCTCGTAACAGGAGCAGGTCAGGGGATAGGAAGGGGGATCGCCTTGGAACTGGCGCGGCATGGATTCGACGTAGCCG includes the following:
- a CDS encoding FAD-binding protein, which encodes MEKEWIELGGKRFPLYSVNTLVVGSGAAALNAAIQLVRFGQSDVAIVTEKWGAGTSNNAGSDKQTYYKLSLAGDQPDSPYQMAEDLFAGGCMHGDIALCEAQGSAQAFFYLVSLGVPFPHDRYGGYVGYKTDHDPRQRATSAGPKTSRFMFECLAREVKRLGIPVLDEHDVVALFTRSIGGEKHVVGALALDKKNLSSETGGFVFFSATNIVLGTGGPGGMYRDSVYPESQIGSTGMAFEIGAIGNNLTESQFGLASIQFRWNVSGTYQQVIPRYISTDQEGGDEREFLNDYFPDMRRLATAIFLKGYQWPFDPRKVANFGSSLIDVLVYQERVVRKRRVFLDYRRNPSGAGKLEDFSFDLLEHEAYEYLRRSGALFGAPIDRLQKMNQPAIDLYREHGIDLTREPLEIAVCAQHNNGGLRGNIWWESNIRHLFPVGEVNGTHGVYRPGGSALNSGQVGSMRAALYIAKRYGQPPLAPDDFVQTCYDQAETKLEWARSIVQPGADDGVIERELQQIRERMSAHAGIIRDPRYIAGAAEEAWLQYRRLRVGLRIGSVHALPQAFRLLDLCLTHAVYLEAIREYIAQGGKSRGSYLVVDPQGEVVCEALGDQWRFRLAEPTDFVSRKILEIWLDEDGSVRKQWVDIRPIPREDTWFENVWNEYLRDRIVV